The Oryctolagus cuniculus chromosome 5, mOryCun1.1, whole genome shotgun sequence genome includes a region encoding these proteins:
- the TAF11 gene encoding transcription initiation factor TFIID subunit 11 isoform X1, translating to MDNARESPADKGGEAGESDETTAAPGGPGTADTDGIPEEADGDGDADLKEAAAEEGELKSQDVSDLTAGEREDASLLTPAAKKLKIDTKEKKEKKQKVDEDEIQKMQILVSSFSEEQLNRYEMYRRSAFPKAAIKRLIQSITGTSVSQNVVIAMSGISKVFVGEVVEEALDVCEKWGEMPPLQPKHMREAVRRLKSKGQIPNSKHKKIIFF from the exons ATGGACAATGCCCGCGAGTCTCCTGCGGACAAAGGTGGGGAAGCAGGGGAGTCAGACGAGACGACTGCTGCTCCTGGGGGCCCGGGGACTGCGGACACGGACGGGATCCCGGAGGAAGCGGACGGAGACGGAGACGCGGACTTGAAAGAAGCGGCAGCGGAGGAAGGCGAG CTCAAAAGTCAGGACGTCTCCGATTTAACAGCAGGTGAAAGGGAAGACGCGTCATTACTTACTCCTGCAGCCAAAAAACTGAAAATCGataccaaagaaaagaaagagaagaagcagAAAGTGGATGAAGATGAGATTCAGAAGATGCA AATCCTGGTTTCATCTTTTTCTGAGGAGCAGCTGAACCGTTACGAAATGTATCGCCGGTCAGCTTTCCCGAAGGCAGCCATTAAAAGG CTGATTCAGTCTATCACAGGCACCTCAGTGTCTCAGAATGTTGTTATTGCCATGTCTGGTATTTCCAAGGTCTTCGTCGGGGAGGTGGTAGAAGAAG CACTGGACGTGTGTGAGAAGTGGGGAGAAATGCCACCACTACAACCCAAACATATGAGGGAGGCTGTTCGGAGGTTAAAATCAAAGGGGCAAATCCCCAATTCGAAGCACAAAAAAATCATCTTCTTCTAG
- the TAF11 gene encoding transcription initiation factor TFIID subunit 11 isoform X2, with product MDNARESPADKGGEAGESDETTAAPGGPGTADTDGIPEEADGDGDADLKEAAAEEGELKSQDVSDLTAGEREDASLLTPAAKKLKIDTKEKKEKKQKVDEDEIQKMQILVSSFSEEQLNRYEMYRRSAFPKAAIKRHWTCVRSGEKCHHYNPNI from the exons ATGGACAATGCCCGCGAGTCTCCTGCGGACAAAGGTGGGGAAGCAGGGGAGTCAGACGAGACGACTGCTGCTCCTGGGGGCCCGGGGACTGCGGACACGGACGGGATCCCGGAGGAAGCGGACGGAGACGGAGACGCGGACTTGAAAGAAGCGGCAGCGGAGGAAGGCGAG CTCAAAAGTCAGGACGTCTCCGATTTAACAGCAGGTGAAAGGGAAGACGCGTCATTACTTACTCCTGCAGCCAAAAAACTGAAAATCGataccaaagaaaagaaagagaagaagcagAAAGTGGATGAAGATGAGATTCAGAAGATGCA AATCCTGGTTTCATCTTTTTCTGAGGAGCAGCTGAACCGTTACGAAATGTATCGCCGGTCAGCTTTCCCGAAGGCAGCCATTAAAAGG CACTGGACGTGTGTGAGAAGTGGGGAGAAATGCCACCACTACAACCCAAACATATGA